CCAGAAACACAATGATGTAGAGGCGCTTCATTGGCGGGTCTCCGACGTGGCTCCGGCAGCCTTGGCAGCGGGCTTGACCGACTCCTCGGCATTCACGTTACGGCGTTCGAGGTAGCCCTGGACTGCGCTTAGTGTGGTCGCCAGATCCGGGGTGAGCACCGTGACAGGCTGCTGACTCAGTTCACCGATCTGCTCAAGCATGACTTTGCTTTGCGGGTTGTCCTGATTGAAGCTGCCCTTGAGCACGTCACGAGCTTCCGCCAGCGCCTGGGTGTAGACCGGCGCCTGCCCATTGAGCGCGGCCCACTGCGCTTGCTCGAGTGCCAGGCTCAACGCCAGGCGCACCTGGGTCAGGCTCTGGCCGGCGAGCAACGGACGAATATTCTTGTCGGCGCCGAAATCGATGCGGATGTAGCGCGAGATCTGATCCCACCATTGCGCCCAGCGACTGGCACCATCGCCATCGGCGGTCAGCCCCAGCAAGGACTCACCGCGATCGTGGTACTCCGGCGCCAGCTCGGTCAGTTCGGTGACCTGATCACGCAGCGCCCCCAGCTTGAGGAACAGCCCGGTGCGGTCGGGCTGCTCGGTACTGCGCAGAGCCGCCAGACTCTTGGCGATCTGCTCACGTGCAGCGAAAGAGCCCGGATCGTTTTGCTCACGGAGGATTTCGTCCGCCCCCTGGACCAGCGCCTGGGCGCTGCTGATGTCCTGCAGTGCCGAGAGGCGCAAGCTGGCTAGGCGCAACAAGTGCTCGGCTTCGGCCAGGCGCCAGTCCTTGCGGCTGGCGCCGAGCACCGTTTCCAGACGCTGATTGAGTCGTTGTTGGTCACCCTGCAACTGCGCGACCAGGCGGCGCCGCTCTTCCAGTTCTTCGGCTGCCGGCAATTGATCCAGGCGCGCCGACAGGCGTTGCTCGTTGAGTTTCAGACTCTGCGACTGGTCACTCAGCGCCTGCAACTGCCCCAATTGCTGCTGGGTGTTGGCGTGCAGCGTGCGCACCTGCCAGACACCCCAGCCGCCGACGGCAACGCCTGCGGCGCCTACCAGCAACGCCACAAGCGCCAGGCCATTGCCCCGGCGCGGTGCCGGGCTGTTTACGGGTTCAACCGGCACGTCGAGCGCGGGTTGCAGGTCATCTTTTGGCAAGGCTGTTTCGCTCACGTATCCATCCTTTGCATTAGAGAACGGGTCGGGTTTCCCGCAACGCCGTCAGCAAAGCCGTGGCACTGGCACCACGACAATCCACAACTAGTTTGGCGCCTGCCAATCGCGCCATCTCGGCGACCCTGGGGCTGGGAACGAACAACGGCAACCGCGCCAGCGCCGGCCAGGCTTCACCTGCCATTTGCCGCAGGTGCTCAAAACCCTGTCCACTGCTGACCACCAGGCCGTTCAAGCGTTCCGCCGCAATCCGCTCGGGCAAGACTCCGGACGCATAAGGCGGCAGGCTCCGCCGGTACACTTCCAGGTAATCGACACTAGCACCTTGCTCACGCAAACGCTCAGCCAGCAGTTCACGCCCGCCCTCCCCGCGCAGGATCAACACGCGCGCGTCGGGCCGGGAGATTGCCTGGCGCAATGACTCGA
This region of Pseudomonas fluorescens genomic DNA includes:
- a CDS encoding uroporphyrinogen-III synthase; translated protein: MTGWRLLLTRPTEDSAALAAFLAREGIFSSSLPLLEMEPVSASATMRKVIEHLDRYCAVIVVSKPAARMGLALIAPAWPRLPHLQWFSVGAATAQVLQEHGLQVGFPTQGDDSEALLAIESLRQAISRPDARVLILRGEGGRELLAERLREQGASVDYLEVYRRSLPPYASGVLPERIAAERLNGLVVSSGQGFEHLRQMAGEAWPALARLPLFVPSPRVAEMARLAGAKLVVDCRGASATALLTALRETRPVL
- a CDS encoding uroporphyrinogen-III C-methyltransferase is translated as MSETALPKDDLQPALDVPVEPVNSPAPRRGNGLALVALLVGAAGVAVGGWGVWQVRTLHANTQQQLGQLQALSDQSQSLKLNEQRLSARLDQLPAAEELEERRRLVAQLQGDQQRLNQRLETVLGASRKDWRLAEAEHLLRLASLRLSALQDISSAQALVQGADEILREQNDPGSFAAREQIAKSLAALRSTEQPDRTGLFLKLGALRDQVTELTELAPEYHDRGESLLGLTADGDGASRWAQWWDQISRYIRIDFGADKNIRPLLAGQSLTQVRLALSLALEQAQWAALNGQAPVYTQALAEARDVLKGSFNQDNPQSKVMLEQIGELSQQPVTVLTPDLATTLSAVQGYLERRNVNAEESVKPAAKAAGATSETRQ